The Amaranthus tricolor cultivar Red isolate AtriRed21 chromosome 6, ASM2621246v1, whole genome shotgun sequence genome has a segment encoding these proteins:
- the LOC130815417 gene encoding cytochrome P450 CYP72A219-like produces MEGSQIICVVLVIICTQIAYQIIKSLRWRPKKLEKNLRDQGFGGNPYNSIHGDLPEITRLSRSALSKPFSSLSHDLMPRIMPLVHQIVQKYGTKSFIWYGRRPRINITDPEYIREIFTKYEVFQKERPRRTGSFGLVMREGEDWAKIRRILNPAFHVEKLKSMLPIMQLSCETILKKWDEMVEKEGSAEIDVWCYLSSMSADVIARAAFGSSYEEGKRLFKLQDQHADLSFQVLRSVTNYLPGFSEIAAKFNRKKIKVDEEIDEIVKSLIGKRKESLKTGDYKYKDDLLGIMLESNEKEIEEHGSGMTMDDVMQECKLFHLAGEDTTAALLTWTMLLLSQHQDWQTKAREEVLQRFGKDQVPDFDALNHLKIVPMILNETLRFYPPVTSMSRIIKKNAQLKRLSLLHGTELSLPTIMVHRDPNIWGNDANEYNPGRFAEGVSNAAKVSGSFFPFGGGPRVCIGQNFALLEAKLALTRILQRFSFELSPSYIHAPRALVSLEPQFGTPLILHKI; encoded by the exons ATGGAAGGTAGTCAGATAATTTGTGTTGTATTGGTGATAATATGTACACAAATTGcatatcaaataataaaaagtttacGGTGGAGACCCAAAAAGCTTGAAAAAAATTTGAGAGATCAAGGATTTGGCGGAAATCCATATAATTCTATTCATGGAGATTTGCCAGAAATCACCCGTCTTAGTCGTTCTGCTCTTTCTAAACCCTTTTCTTCTTTGTCCCATGATCTTATGCCTAGGATCATGCCTCTTGTTCAtcaaattgttcaaaaatatg GAACAAAGTCATTTATTTGGTATGGAAGAAGACCAAGAATAAACATAACAGATCCTGAATATATAAGGGAGATATTCACCAAGTATGAGGTGTTCCAGAAGGAACGTCCAAGGAGAACCGGATCTTTTGGTCTCGTCATGCGAGAGGGTGAAGATTGGGCCAAAATTAGAAGAATTCTTAACCCTGCTTTTCATGTTGAGAAATTGAAG aGCATGTTGCCAATAATGCAGCTAAGTTGCGAGACCATTCTAAAGAAATGGGACGAAATGGTGGAAAAAGAAGGGTCAGCAGAGATTGATGTGTGGTGTTATCTAAGCAGCATGTCAGCAGATGTGATTGCCAGAGCTGCTTTTGGCAGTTCTTATGAAGAAGGCAAGCGTTTATTTAAGCTCCAAGATCAACATGCTGATCTTTCCTTTCAAGTCCTTAGATCTGTTACTAATTACCTTCCTGGATTCAG CGAAATAGCAGCTAAATTCAACCGAAAGAAGATAAAAGTGGATGAAGAGATCGACGAAATAGTGAAGAGTTTAATAGGGAAGAGAAAAGAATCACTAAAAACAGGTGACTACAAGTACAAAGATGACTTATTAGGGATCATGTTGGAGTCTAATGAGAAAGAAATAGAAGAGCATGGAAGTGGTATGACAATGGATGATGTTATGCAAGAATGTAAATTGTTTCATTTAGCTGGAGAAGATACCACTGCTGCATTGCTTACTTGGACTATGTTGTTATTGAGTCAACACCAAGATTGGCAAACCAAAGCTAGGGAAGAAGTCTTGCAACGTTTTGGCAAGGATCAAGTTCCTGATTTTGATGCCCTCAATCATCTTAAAATT GTGCCTATGATTCTAAACGAAACCTTAAGATTTTACCCGCCCGTGACCTCTATGTCCCGAATCATCAAGAAAAATGCGCAACTAAAAAGGTTGTCCTTGTTGCATGGGACCGAGCTTAGTTTGCCAACAATCATGGTCCATAGAGATCCAAATATATGGGGTAATGATGCAAATGAGTATAATCCTGGTCGATTTGCCGAAGGAGTCTCCAATGCAGCTAAAGTCTCGGGTTCCTTCTTTCCATTTGGGGGTGGACCTCGAGTTTGTATTGGACAAAATTTTGCCTTGCTCGAGGCTAAGCTTGCTTTGACAAGGATACTTCAACGCTTCTCATTTGAGCTATCTCCATCTTATATCCATGCTCCTCGAGCTCTTGTGAGCTTGGAACCTCAATTTGGGACTCCTCTCATCTTACACAAGATCTAA